GAGCCGAACTTGTCGGCGGCCAACTCCCGTGCCCGCGCCATCTCCTCGGGCGTGACCGAGCCCTCCGACAGCCCGTACCGGTCCCGGAAGGACTCGATCATGCGCCGGATCACCGCGTCCCGCGGCAGCCCGGTCTGGCGGCGCAGCGGGTCCACCCGCTTCTTCGCGCTCTTCGTCCCCAACACCCAGTCGTCGAGGTAGGCGTAGCTGTCGGCGAACGACAGCCCCCGCACCAGCGCGTCCGGCACGCTCAGGGAGTACGTGATGGTGTTGCCCGGCTCGATGAACATGGCGCCGCCGCCGCTGATCCGGCGCACCACCGTCATCCCGTGCTCTTCCAACGCCCGCGCGTCCAGCTCGTTGCGCAGCGACTGGAAGCTTCGGCGGACTCGACGTCCAGGTCCACGACGACGAGCTTGCCACCCGGCACCTTTACTCACCGTGCACCGGTGTGCCTCCCCTTGCTGTCCGTCCGCTGTCCGCCCGCAGTTGCGTCGACGGCCGGCATGGCCGCGAACACCGTCAAACCGTATCGCGATCCTCACCTGCGTCGTTCGGGCGCTCCGGGCGGTCGAGGTGCTCCATGCGCGCCAGGCGTTCCAGCCGCGAGCGGGTCTCCTCGTCCAGTGGTACGTACGTCAACAGGCGCGGCCCCGCCGTGGGCCCCAACCACAGATTGGTCTGCTCGACGTGCAGCAGTCCCACGTGCGGGTTGCGGATGTACTTGGACTTGCCGGCCAGGCCGACCACCTCGTGCCGTGCCCAGATCTCCCGGAACTCCGCCGAGGCCGCGTCCAACCGGGCGAGCAGCGTCTTCCAGGCCGGCTCGGTCAGGTGCTCCGCCATCGACGCCCGGAACTTGGCCGCCATCACCCGGTTCACGTCGGGCACGTCGACCATGGCAGCCCGCCATTGCGGATCGGTGAACGCCAGCCACATGCAGTTCCGGTCCTCGGGCGGCAGGCTGTCCAGGTCGCACAGCAGCCGCCCGTAGGTGGAGTTGTACGCGAGGATGTCGTACCGACTGTTCTGCACGCACGCGGGGATCGGCCCCAACTGGTCGAGCATCGCCCTCAGCGCCGGCGTCACGCTCGGGCAGGGGGTGTTCGGCGCCGGGTCGAGGCTGCCGGCCAGCGAGAACAGGTGAGCGCGCTCGGTGGGGTCCAACAGCAGGGCGCGCGCGACGGCGTCCAGCACCTGCGGGGACACCTGGATCTCCCGGGCCTGCTCCAGCCACGTGTACCAGGTGACGCCCACCGCCGACAGCTGGGCCACCTCCTCGCGACGCAGCCCGGGGGTGCGCCGGCGGCGCCCCGGCGGCAGCCCCACCTGCTCGGGCGTGATCCGCTCCCGCCGGCTGCGCAGGAACTCGGCCAGCTCGTGCCGGCGGACGTCGCTCTCGGGGGCCACAGTGGTCATGAGTCCAGGGTGCCTCACGGCTCAGACGGTTGCCAGGTACTGCTGGTACCAGGATAAGGAGACTCTGGTACCCGGCTCCGAGGAGGAGGATCGTCATGGACGTGAGTGAGACAACGGTACGCACGACCCATCCGACGCGGGCCCCCACGGCCACCGCCCCCTCGGCCACCGGCCGCACGGCCACCGGCCGCACGGCCACCGCCCCCACGGCCACCGGCCGCACGGACCCCGCGCCCCGGGGCGCCGCGGGCATCACCCCGCTCGGCCTGTTCACGGTCCTCCTCGGAGCCGCCCTGCCCCTGATCGACTTCTTCATCGTCAACGTGGCACTGCCCACCATCGACCGCGACCTGGCCGCGGGCCCCGCGCTGCTGGAACTGATCGTCGCCGGCTACGGGGTCACGTACGCCGTCCTGCTGGTCCTCGGCGGTCGGCTCGGCGACATGGCGGGCCGGCGCCGGCTCTTCCTGATCGGCATGGCCGCCTTCGGGCTCACCTCGCTCGCCTGCGGCCTCGCCCCCACGGCCTGGACCCTCGTCGCGGCGCGCGTGGCCCAGGGAGTCGCAGCCGCGCTGATGCTCCCGCAGGTGCTCGCCACCATCCAGGCCACCACCCAGGGCGCCCACCGGGCCCGCGCGATGAGTCTGTACGGGGCCACGGCCGGGCTGTCCATGGTCGCCGGGCAGATCCTCGGCGGAGTCCTCGTCGCCGCCGACATCGCCGGCACCGGCTGGCGCTCGGTCTTCCTCGTGAACATCCCCGTGGTGATCGTCGGCCTGATTCTGGCGGCCCGCGCCGTCCCGGAGACCCGCTCCGAACGCCCCGCCTCGGTCGACGTGCCGGGAACCCTGCTGCTGGCGCTGGCCTTGGTGTCCCTGCTGCTGCCGCTGACCGAGGGGCGGGCGGCCGGCTGGCCGCTGTGGACCTGGCTCTCGCTGGCGACCTTCCCCTTCGCCGCCACCGCCTTCTACCTGACGGAACGGCGCGCCGACCGACTCGGCCGGAGCCCCCTCGTACCGCCGAGCCTGCTGCGCCTGGACTCGCTGCGGCGCGGACTGGTGATGCTGGTGCCGTTCTCCATCGGCTTCAGCGGCTTCATGTTCGTGATCGCGGTCGTCCTCCAACAGGCCCTGCACATGGGCCCCGTGGCGGCCGGACTGACCCTGGTGCCGATGGCGCTGGCCTTCTTCGCCGCGTCCCTCGCCGGCCCCCGACTCGTCGGACGGTACGGCACCCGGGTGGTCACGGCGGGCGGCCTGCTCCAGGCGGTCGGCGTCTGCCTGATGCTCCTCGCGGTGCGACGGGACTGGCCCGATCTCGGAATACTCGCCCTGGCTCCCGGCGTTGCCGTCGCCGGGCTCGGTCAGGGCCTGCAACTCCCGGTGCTGATGCGGCTGATGCTCTCCGACGTACCGGCCGACCGGGCCGGCGTGGGCGGCGGCGTCATGGTCACCACCCAGCAGTCCGCCCTCGCCCTCGGTGTCGCGACCGTCGGCAGTCTCTTCCTCGCCCTGGCCGCGTCGAGGGGCATGCGGGACGCCCTGGTCGTGACCCTGATCGTCCAGTTGGGCCTGATCGCGCTGACGGCCCTGCTCAGCCTGCGCCTGCCGCGCGTCATGCGGTGAGCCGGCGGCGGATCGTGCGAGGTCGGCCCAAGGTGCCCGATCGAGGCCCGGGGGCCGCCCGTTGGGCCCGGGGCGCCGGCGGGGTCTGAGGTAGGGGGCCGTGTCGAACCTTGGATAGGGTGCCGTTCGAGAACGGTGTTCGGTACGGGGGGACGTGAAGTGATGAGCGGTCAGGATCCGCGCACGGGCCGTGAAGTGCAGGTGTTCCAGCCGCTGGGTGGGGACGACCCGACGACGATCGCCGGATACCGCCTGGCCGCCAGGCTGGGTGCGGGCGGCATGGGCAAGGTGTACCTGTCGTACACCCCCGGAGGTCGGCCCGTCGCGATCAAGGTGATCCGTCCGGAGTTCGGCGAGGACCCCGAGTTCCGGCGCAGGTTCGCCCAGGAAGTCCGTTCCGCGCAACGGGTGCAGGGCCTGTTCACCGCCCCCGTCATCGACGCCGACACCGACGGCCCCCACCCCTGGTTGGCGACCGCCTATGTGCCCGGGCCCTCCCTCGCCGACGCCGTCGTCGCCCACGGAGCCCTGCCCGTCGAGGCGGTGCTGCTGCTGATCGCCGGCATGGCCGAGGCCCTGCACGTCATCCACGGCGCCGGCATCGTGCACCGCGACCTCAAGCCCTCCAACGTCCTGCTGGCGGCCGACGGCCCCCGGGTCATCGACTTCGGCATCGCCCACGCCGCCGACGCGACCTCGCTCACCGGCAGCGGGGTGGCCATCGGCACGCCCTCCTTCATGGCTCCCGAGCAGGCAGCCGGCGGCAAGGTCACCCCGGCCACCGACATCTTCGCCCTCGGGCAGGTCGCGGCGTACGCGGCGACGGGCACCCCGGCCTTCGGCGAGGGAACCTCGCACGGAGTCCTGTACCGGATCGTCCACCAGGAGCCCGACCTCGGCGCGGTCCCGGCCCCGCTGATCGAGTTGGTCACCCGCTGCCTGTCCAAGGACCCCGCGGCCAGGCCCACGGTCACCGAGGTCATCGCGCTCTGTCAGTCCGCCAACCCGGAAACGGTGCTCCGTCGGTCCGAGGACTGGCTGCCGAGCCCGGTGAGCGCCGACATCACCGCCCGCACGGCGGCCCCCGCCCCGCCCCGGACCCCGCCGCCGCCCACCTCCGCCCCGGTCGGCGCGCATCCGCCGACCGCCCCGGCCGGCCCGCCGGCCTCGCCCGCCGGGTTCCCGCCCGCGCAGCAGGCGACCCCGCCTCCCGGCTACGGTCCGGCGCCCGCGTACCGGCCCGCGCCGCAGTACCTCCCGCCGCCCGGCCACGCGTATCCGGGCCCGCAGGGTCGGGGAGAACCCCGGCCGGCCCCGGGCGGCGGCGGCAGACGGGCCGTGCTGCTCGCCCTGGCCGCGGTCGTCGTGTTCGCGCTGGCGGGCGCCGGCACGGCGTACGCCCTGTTGGCCGACCGGGACCGGGAGACGACGGCCGGAGACGGGCCGGACCCCTCGGGCGCCGCCGCCGGCGCGGGCGGATCCGCCCCGTCCGGTTCGGCGAAGGCACCCGCCCCCAAGGCGTCCGCCAAGCCCGACCCGACGCCCGTCGACCACAAGAACGTCAACCTCGTGTCCGGCTACAACCTGACGCTCGGCGATGAACAAATGCGACCGCATGAGGGAAGCGACAGCGCCGCTGACCTCGTCTACCAGGCTGGAAGGCTGTACGCGGAGGGCGAGGGGGGCAAACTCGTCCTGCTCGACCCCGGCCAGGAAGGGTCCCTCGCCGCCTGCCGTCAGGAGACCCGCTTCGCCGACTCCGTCTATCTGACCGACCTCTCCAAAGGGCGACAGATCTGCGTCTTCGGCGGCTCCGGCGACATCGGACTCCTGACGATCCGGGGCTTCTCCGGAACCGACTCGCCCAGCCGGTACGTGACGCTGGACCTGACCGTCTGGCGCGGGGCCGCCGCGCCCCACGCCGGCGGCTGAACACCCCGCGCGGGGCGGGTGGTCTCAGCGCGGGGCCGCGCTCCGTACGACGAGCGCGTACGGGGCGCCCGGCGGGCCCGCCGGCAGGCGCAGGGGGCGGGCTCCCGGGGTGATCGAGCCCAGGACACGGGGGCCGGTCGCGCCCGTGCACGGCGGGGCGTTGCCCGGCAGGCCGTGCAGGGTGAGGTACCCGAGGACCGCGAACGCGTACGCCTCCTTCGCCGCCGCGGGCAATCCCAACTCCTCGGAGGTCCGCAGCACGCCGGCGCCCAACTCCTCGCGCAGCATGCCCATGAGGGTCGGATTGCGGACGCCCCCTCCCGAGGCGAAGACCTCCCTCGCCCCGAACGGTCGCAGCGCGTCGGCCACGGTCCGGGCCGTCAGCCGGGTCAGCGTGGCGATCACGTCCGGCTCGGGCAGCCGTTCGAACCCCGCGGGCCGGGTGCCCGCGTAGCCGGCGTGGAACAACTCCTTGCCCGTGGTCTTCGGCGGGGGCAGACGGTAGTAGGGCTCCGCCAACAGCCGCTCCAGCAAGCCCTCGTGTACCCGCCCGGCCGCGGCGAGGGCGCCGTCCTCGTCGTACGCGAGGTGCCCGGAGGTCAGTTCGCGCACCGCCGCGTCCATCAGCGCGTTGCCGGGGCCGGTGTCGAACGCCACCGGGTCGCCGGTCGGCGTCGAGACCGTCACGTTCGCGATCCCGCCGATGTTCAGGGCCGCGGACACACCGGGCCGCCCCCGCAGCAGCATCAGGTCGATCAGGCTCACCAGCGGGGCGCCCTGGCCCCCGGCGGCGACGTCGCGCGGCCGGAATCCCGACACCACCGGACAGCCCGTCTCCTCCGCGATCCAGGCGGGCTCGCCGAGCTGGAGCGTGCCGTGCACCCGCCCGTCGGCCACCCAGTGGTACACGGTCTGGCCGTGTGAGGCGATCAACTCCGCCGCACCGGAGCAGAGTTCACGGTCGGCGCGGGCGGCCAGCCGGGCGAAGGTCCGCCCGATGCCGGTGTCGAGCCGACAGACCTCGGCCAGGCTCGTGCCCGACGGCGGCAGGGCCGCCGCGAGCGCCGCCCGCAGATCGGCCGGATACGGTTCGCCGATCATGCCCAGCGGTGTGAGGCGCAGCTCCCCGGCCTCGTCACCGCGCCCCCGTTCGAGGTCGCAGGCGGCGGCGTCGACGGCGTCGTACGAGGTGCCCGACATCAGGCCGATCACTCTCATCGCAGGGGCTCCCGATGGTCGTCGCCGCGCAGGGTCAGCAGAGCCGCGCAGCTCAGGGCGCAGACGCCGGCGGCGTAGTAGGCGGGGACGGCCGTGTTCCCCGTCCGGGCGGTCAGGGCGGTGATGACCAGACCCGCGCAGCCGGAGAACACGGCATTGGCCAGGGCGTACGCCAACCCGAGCCCGGTGCAGCGCACCCGGCGCGGGAACATCTCGGCGAGCATCGCCGGCCCCGGGCCCGCCATCAGCCCGATCAGCGCCCCCGCGAACAGCAGGGCCGCCGCCTTCACCCCTGGCGCGGCCCCGGGTGACTGGAGGACCCGCAGGACGGGGAGGGCGAACACGACGACACCCAGCGCCCCCGCGAGCATGACCGGGCGCCGGCCGATCCGGTCGCTGAGCATCCCGGCGGGAAGAATCGAGGCGGCGAAGCCCAGGTTGGCGAGGACGGCGGCCGGCAGGGCCTCACGGAAGGAGACGCCCAGGGCGGACTGGAGGTGGGACGGCAGGACCACGAGGAAGGTGTACCCGGCCGCCGACCAGCCCATGATCCGCCCGACACCGAGGACGACGGCGCGCGCCTGCTCGCCCCTTCGCCGCGGCTCGGGGGCGGCGGTTCCTCTCGGAGCCCCGTCCGGGGAAGACCCGGGGGGCTCCTCCAGCGCGGTACGCAACCACAGCGCGACGACACCGAGCGGCAGGGCCAGCAGGAACGGGACCCGCCAGCCCCACGCGTACAGCGCGGACGGGGACAGCACCGCGGCCAGGCCGGCGGCCGTGCCGGCGCCGGCGAGCAGACCCAGAGCGACGGTGAACGACTGCCACGCGCCGTGGAGACCGCGACGGCCCACCGGGGCGGACTCCGTCATCAGGGCCACCGCCCCGCCGAACTCCCCGCCCGCGGAGATCCCTTGCAGCACCCGCAGGAACGTGAGGAGCCAGGGCGCTGCGGCCCCGACGGTGGCCTGCGTGGGCAGCAGCCCGATCAGGGTGGTGGCGAGCGTCATCAGGCCGACGACCAGGATCAGGGTGGGGCGCCGTCCCAGACGGTCCCCCAGCCGCCCGAAGAGGAGTGCCCCCACCGGGCGGAAGAAGAACGCGAGCGCGAAGGAGGCGTACGTCGCCATCAGCGCCGCGGCCCCGCCCGTCCCCGGCCCGGCCCCGGCACCCGTGGCCGGGGCGAAGAAGTTGGCGGCGATGACGGTGGCGAAGGCGCCGTACACGCCGAACTCGTACCACTCGACGAGATTGCCGACCGAACCGGCGAGCAGCGCGCGGCGGGCGGTGGAGCGCGGGGGCGGAGCCGGCCGCAGGTCGGTCGAGGTCACCCGTGCTGCGTGCCCCTCGGGCGCCGCCCCGACGCCTCGCGGTACCCCGGTTCAACCGATCGGCCGCGCGGCGCGGCGACCGCGTCGACCGGGAGGTCCGTGTGGCGTCCGGGGCGGCGTGAGCGGCCGTACACTCGGCCCATGGACCGCACACGCATCACGGGGGAGTACCGGCACCGCGCCGGGTCCCCCGCGCGTGCGGCCGCCGCGAGCCGTACGGGCGTGAGCCCCCGGACCGCGGCCGAAGGCCAGGCCCCCACGGTCGGCCGCGGCGCCCTGCACGGCCACGGCTAGCGAAAGCCCACCGCTCCCGGCCCGGCGCGTCCCCTTCCGTCGGGCAGCGCCCCGGAGCCGCCCTCCGAAGCCGCCCTCCGGACCCGATCGCCGCGCCCCGACCTCCGTACCCGGCACCGGATTCCGCAGCCCGCACCTCGCATTCCGCGCCCTCCCCGCACCTCGCGCCGCTCACCCACGCGCGCCACAGGACCCGGGTGCGGGCGCGCACCCTCGCACCTCCCGCCATCACCGCGGTTCCGACGCGCCGTCGGGGCCGCCGCCCGGCGGCGGCCGCAACCCGGCCCCCGCCGCCTTCGAAG
This region of Streptomyces sp. NBC_00513 genomic DNA includes:
- a CDS encoding MFS transporter translates to MDVSETTVRTTHPTRAPTATAPSATGRTATGRTATAPTATGRTDPAPRGAAGITPLGLFTVLLGAALPLIDFFIVNVALPTIDRDLAAGPALLELIVAGYGVTYAVLLVLGGRLGDMAGRRRLFLIGMAAFGLTSLACGLAPTAWTLVAARVAQGVAAALMLPQVLATIQATTQGAHRARAMSLYGATAGLSMVAGQILGGVLVAADIAGTGWRSVFLVNIPVVIVGLILAARAVPETRSERPASVDVPGTLLLALALVSLLLPLTEGRAAGWPLWTWLSLATFPFAATAFYLTERRADRLGRSPLVPPSLLRLDSLRRGLVMLVPFSIGFSGFMFVIAVVLQQALHMGPVAAGLTLVPMALAFFAASLAGPRLVGRYGTRVVTAGGLLQAVGVCLMLLAVRRDWPDLGILALAPGVAVAGLGQGLQLPVLMRLMLSDVPADRAGVGGGVMVTTQQSALALGVATVGSLFLALAASRGMRDALVVTLIVQLGLIALTALLSLRLPRVMR
- a CDS encoding anhydro-N-acetylmuramic acid kinase, which encodes MRVIGLMSGTSYDAVDAAACDLERGRGDEAGELRLTPLGMIGEPYPADLRAALAAALPPSGTSLAEVCRLDTGIGRTFARLAARADRELCSGAAELIASHGQTVYHWVADGRVHGTLQLGEPAWIAEETGCPVVSGFRPRDVAAGGQGAPLVSLIDLMLLRGRPGVSAALNIGGIANVTVSTPTGDPVAFDTGPGNALMDAAVRELTSGHLAYDEDGALAAAGRVHEGLLERLLAEPYYRLPPPKTTGKELFHAGYAGTRPAGFERLPEPDVIATLTRLTARTVADALRPFGAREVFASGGGVRNPTLMGMLREELGAGVLRTSEELGLPAAAKEAYAFAVLGYLTLHGLPGNAPPCTGATGPRVLGSITPGARPLRLPAGPPGAPYALVVRSAAPR
- a CDS encoding serine/threonine-protein kinase, whose amino-acid sequence is MSGQDPRTGREVQVFQPLGGDDPTTIAGYRLAARLGAGGMGKVYLSYTPGGRPVAIKVIRPEFGEDPEFRRRFAQEVRSAQRVQGLFTAPVIDADTDGPHPWLATAYVPGPSLADAVVAHGALPVEAVLLLIAGMAEALHVIHGAGIVHRDLKPSNVLLAADGPRVIDFGIAHAADATSLTGSGVAIGTPSFMAPEQAAGGKVTPATDIFALGQVAAYAATGTPAFGEGTSHGVLYRIVHQEPDLGAVPAPLIELVTRCLSKDPAARPTVTEVIALCQSANPETVLRRSEDWLPSPVSADITARTAAPAPPRTPPPPTSAPVGAHPPTAPAGPPASPAGFPPAQQATPPPGYGPAPAYRPAPQYLPPPGHAYPGPQGRGEPRPAPGGGGRRAVLLALAAVVVFALAGAGTAYALLADRDRETTAGDGPDPSGAAAGAGGSAPSGSAKAPAPKASAKPDPTPVDHKNVNLVSGYNLTLGDEQMRPHEGSDSAADLVYQAGRLYAEGEGGKLVLLDPGQEGSLAACRQETRFADSVYLTDLSKGRQICVFGGSGDIGLLTIRGFSGTDSPSRYVTLDLTVWRGAAAPHAGG
- a CDS encoding helix-turn-helix transcriptional regulator: MTTVAPESDVRRHELAEFLRSRRERITPEQVGLPPGRRRRTPGLRREEVAQLSAVGVTWYTWLEQAREIQVSPQVLDAVARALLLDPTERAHLFSLAGSLDPAPNTPCPSVTPALRAMLDQLGPIPACVQNSRYDILAYNSTYGRLLCDLDSLPPEDRNCMWLAFTDPQWRAAMVDVPDVNRVMAAKFRASMAEHLTEPAWKTLLARLDAASAEFREIWARHEVVGLAGKSKYIRNPHVGLLHVEQTNLWLGPTAGPRLLTYVPLDEETRSRLERLARMEHLDRPERPNDAGEDRDTV
- a CDS encoding MFS transporter — encoded protein: MTSTDLRPAPPPRSTARRALLAGSVGNLVEWYEFGVYGAFATVIAANFFAPATGAGAGPGTGGAAALMATYASFALAFFFRPVGALLFGRLGDRLGRRPTLILVVGLMTLATTLIGLLPTQATVGAAAPWLLTFLRVLQGISAGGEFGGAVALMTESAPVGRRGLHGAWQSFTVALGLLAGAGTAAGLAAVLSPSALYAWGWRVPFLLALPLGVVALWLRTALEEPPGSSPDGAPRGTAAPEPRRRGEQARAVVLGVGRIMGWSAAGYTFLVVLPSHLQSALGVSFREALPAAVLANLGFAASILPAGMLSDRIGRRPVMLAGALGVVVFALPVLRVLQSPGAAPGVKAAALLFAGALIGLMAGPGPAMLAEMFPRRVRCTGLGLAYALANAVFSGCAGLVITALTARTGNTAVPAYYAAGVCALSCAALLTLRGDDHREPLR